One window of Chryseobacterium culicis genomic DNA carries:
- a CDS encoding bacteriocin-like protein produces the protein MKNLKKLSREAAKQINGGIGPFRCSITRPCSVGYCCNGECLDHDCPIEP, from the coding sequence ATGAAAAATCTAAAAAAACTCAGCAGAGAAGCTGCCAAACAAATTAATGGAGGTATTGGACCATTCAGATGCAGCATAACCAGACCTTGTTCCGTTGGATACTGCTGTAACGGAGAATGCCTTGATCATGACTGTCCGATAGAGCCTTAA
- a CDS encoding bacteriocin-like protein: protein MKNLKKLSRQAAKQINGGSIERCSESNPCPVGYCCNGICSPFICLE, encoded by the coding sequence ATGAAAAATTTAAAGAAACTCAGCAGGCAGGCCGCCAAACAAATTAACGGAGGATCCATTGAAAGATGCAGTGAAAGCAATCCATGTCCTGTAGGATATTGCTGCAATGGTATTTGCTCACCATTTATCTGCCTTGAATAA
- the mgtE gene encoding magnesium transporter has protein sequence MNSRDELIFNPADIAETLSELPADERLLAFLKVPKEYKAEVFSHLDPDFQEDTIRSIGSDEVSEILNAMTPDDRTALFEDFPDELIKYSINHLNPQERRIALKLLGYNSDSIARLMTPYYIQIRKEWTVKRCLQQIKKVGKRVETMNYLYVVDERNRLIDDLAIGTLLLEEEDTLVSDITDNHFVAITTTTSKEDAVTYFEKYDRGALPIITEAGVLVGIVTIDDILDQIEQQNTEDIQKFGGLEALDLPYIQTSWTEMIKKRATWLIILFVSEMLTASAMGYFDKEIEKAVVLALFVPLIISSGGNSGSQAATLIIRAMALQEINLKDWWYVMKKEIISGLCLGAILGVIGFIRIMLWQQIGLFDYGQYWVYVGLSVSVSLIAIVLWGTLSGSMIPFVLKKLNLDPATSSAPFVATLVDVTGLIIYFTVAGLFLTGKLL, from the coding sequence TTGAATTCTAGAGACGAACTTATCTTCAACCCTGCCGATATTGCCGAAACCCTCAGCGAACTTCCTGCTGATGAGAGGCTGCTCGCGTTCCTGAAGGTTCCGAAAGAATACAAAGCAGAAGTCTTTTCACATCTTGACCCTGATTTCCAGGAGGATACCATCAGAAGTATCGGAAGCGATGAAGTTTCCGAAATCCTGAATGCTATGACTCCGGATGACAGAACTGCTCTTTTTGAGGATTTCCCGGATGAGCTTATCAAGTACTCCATCAACCACCTTAATCCGCAGGAAAGAAGAATTGCTTTAAAGCTTCTTGGATACAATTCGGATTCGATTGCCCGTCTGATGACTCCCTATTATATCCAGATCCGTAAGGAATGGACGGTAAAAAGATGTCTTCAGCAAATCAAAAAGGTAGGAAAAAGAGTGGAAACCATGAACTATCTGTATGTTGTGGATGAAAGAAACCGCCTCATTGATGACCTTGCTATCGGAACTTTACTGTTGGAAGAGGAAGATACTTTGGTTTCAGATATTACAGACAATCATTTTGTAGCTATTACTACCACTACATCTAAAGAGGATGCGGTAACCTATTTCGAAAAGTATGACCGTGGCGCTCTTCCTATTATTACGGAAGCCGGTGTTTTGGTAGGAATCGTAACGATAGATGACATCCTCGATCAGATTGAACAGCAGAACACGGAAGATATCCAGAAATTCGGGGGATTGGAAGCATTAGATCTTCCCTATATCCAAACTTCATGGACAGAGATGATTAAAAAAAGGGCAACCTGGCTGATCATTCTATTTGTTTCGGAAATGCTGACTGCATCAGCAATGGGATATTTTGATAAAGAAATTGAAAAAGCCGTTGTACTGGCCCTATTTGTTCCATTGATTATTTCCAGTGGAGGAAATTCCGGATCTCAGGCAGCCACATTGATTATCCGTGCCATGGCCCTTCAGGAAATCAATCTCAAAGACTGGTGGTATGTCATGAAAAAAGAGATTATCTCCGGATTATGTCTGGGTGCCATCTTAGGAGTCATCGGATTTATACGAATTATGCTTTGGCAGCAGATTGGTCTTTTTGATTATGGCCAGTATTGGGTATATGTCGGATTAAGTGTTTCGGTTTCTTTAATTGCCATTGTATTATGGGGAACGTTATCTGGTTCTATGATTCCATTTGTTTTAAAGAAATTAAACCTTGACCCTGCTACCTCTTCTGCTCCATTTGTAGCAACATTGGTGGATGTTACGGGGCTTATTATCTATTTTACCGTAGCCGGACTTTTCTTAACCGGAAAACTTTTGTAA
- a CDS encoding bacteriocin-like protein: MKNLKKLSRQVQKEIKGSGPFKRCTEHYECPGGSCCHNICVVNPCPLE, encoded by the coding sequence ATGAAAAATCTAAAAAAACTCAGCCGACAAGTACAGAAAGAAATCAAAGGCAGCGGACCTTTCAAAAGATGCACAGAGCATTACGAATGTCCGGGCGGATCATGTTGCCATAACATCTGTGTGGTAAATCCTTGTCCCCTGGAATAA
- a CDS encoding polyribonucleotide nucleotidyltransferase — translation MSIPQAFTEMITLADGREITIETGKLAKQADGSVVVKMGGTMLLATVVANKEANPGVDFLPLTVDYREKFYAGGRIPGNFFRREARPSDQEILTMRLVDRVLRPLFPEDFHAEVQVMISLISYDGKTIPDDLAGLAASAAIAITDIPFNGPMSEVRVVRFDGVLSINPSYEELKNSELDIMVGATKDSIVMVEGEMKEISEQEMLEAINFGHAEIKKQIEAQERLAEKVGKAFPKREYSHENHDEEIREKVWKETYDKVYEVARTPSGKEERGEKFKAVREEFLAQYADNEEELERVTPFVKVYYHDVEKEAMRQMILEDNIRLDGRDPQTIRPIWSEIDYLPGAHGSAVFTRGETQSLTAVTLGSVKDANMVDSVITQHDEKFFLHYNFPPFSTGEARPLRGTSRREVGHGNLAQRALQAVIPEENPYTIRIVSDILESNGSSSMATVCAGTLALMDAGVQITKPVSGIAMGLITDAKSGKFTVLSDILGDEDHLGDMDFKVTGTADGITACQMDIKIQGLSMDIMEKALMQARDGRLHILNKITETISEPRADVKPHAPKMVVMEIPKDFIGAVIGPGGKVIQQMQKDTDTVIAIEELGEIGRIEIAGTDREKINAAVARINEITFVPVIGEVYKGKVVKVMDFGAFVAIAKGTEGLLHISEIEWARLDKVPYAEGDEVEVKFMGYDDRKKMKLSRKVLLPRPPRPEGQGRPEGQRRPEGQGRPEGQRRPEGQKPQGDKPVENETPSNEA, via the coding sequence ATGAGTATACCTCAAGCGTTTACAGAAATGATTACTCTTGCTGATGGCAGAGAAATCACTATCGAAACAGGGAAGTTGGCTAAACAGGCTGATGGATCTGTGGTAGTAAAAATGGGTGGAACAATGCTTTTAGCAACGGTTGTAGCCAATAAAGAAGCCAATCCTGGTGTAGATTTTTTACCATTAACCGTTGATTATAGAGAAAAATTCTATGCAGGTGGAAGAATTCCTGGAAACTTCTTCCGTAGAGAAGCAAGACCTTCTGATCAGGAAATTTTAACGATGCGTTTGGTGGACAGAGTATTACGTCCGCTTTTCCCTGAAGATTTCCATGCTGAAGTTCAGGTGATGATTTCATTAATTTCTTATGACGGAAAAACAATTCCTGATGATTTAGCTGGTTTGGCAGCTTCTGCAGCTATTGCTATTACAGATATTCCTTTCAACGGACCAATGTCTGAAGTAAGAGTTGTAAGATTTGATGGAGTACTTTCAATCAACCCAAGTTACGAAGAATTGAAAAATTCTGAGTTAGACATCATGGTTGGAGCTACTAAAGACTCCATCGTAATGGTAGAAGGAGAAATGAAAGAAATTTCCGAGCAGGAAATGTTAGAAGCTATCAATTTTGGTCATGCTGAAATTAAAAAGCAAATTGAAGCTCAGGAAAGATTAGCAGAAAAAGTAGGTAAAGCTTTCCCTAAGAGAGAATATTCTCACGAAAATCACGACGAAGAAATTCGTGAAAAAGTGTGGAAAGAAACTTACGATAAAGTATATGAAGTAGCAAGAACTCCATCTGGAAAAGAGGAGAGAGGAGAGAAATTCAAAGCGGTTCGTGAAGAATTCCTTGCTCAGTATGCTGATAATGAAGAAGAATTGGAAAGAGTAACACCTTTCGTAAAAGTATATTATCATGATGTAGAGAAAGAAGCCATGCGTCAGATGATTCTTGAAGATAATATCCGTCTTGATGGTCGTGATCCTCAAACGATCCGTCCAATCTGGTCAGAAATTGATTACCTTCCGGGAGCTCACGGTTCTGCAGTGTTTACAAGAGGTGAAACTCAGTCTTTAACAGCAGTAACTTTAGGTTCTGTGAAAGATGCAAACATGGTAGACAGCGTAATCACGCAGCATGACGAGAAATTCTTCTTACATTATAACTTCCCTCCATTCTCTACAGGTGAAGCAAGACCTCTAAGAGGAACTTCAAGAAGAGAAGTAGGACACGGTAACCTTGCTCAGAGAGCATTGCAGGCCGTAATTCCTGAAGAAAATCCATATACCATCAGAATTGTTTCTGATATCCTTGAATCAAACGGTTCATCTTCAATGGCAACAGTTTGTGCAGGAACACTAGCACTAATGGATGCTGGAGTACAGATTACAAAACCTGTTTCAGGTATTGCAATGGGATTGATTACAGATGCAAAATCAGGTAAATTCACTGTACTTTCTGATATCTTAGGAGATGAAGATCACCTTGGAGATATGGACTTTAAAGTAACAGGTACTGCAGATGGTATTACAGCTTGTCAAATGGATATTAAAATCCAGGGACTTTCTATGGATATCATGGAAAAAGCTTTAATGCAGGCTAGAGACGGAAGATTACACATCTTAAATAAAATCACTGAAACAATCTCTGAACCAAGAGCAGACGTGAAGCCTCACGCTCCGAAAATGGTGGTAATGGAGATTCCAAAAGACTTCATTGGTGCTGTAATCGGGCCTGGAGGAAAAGTGATTCAGCAGATGCAGAAAGATACGGATACCGTTATTGCTATTGAAGAATTAGGTGAGATCGGACGTATCGAGATTGCAGGAACAGACAGAGAGAAAATCAATGCTGCTGTTGCAAGAATTAACGAAATTACTTTCGTACCGGTTATTGGTGAAGTTTACAAAGGTAAAGTAGTGAAGGTAATGGACTTTGGTGCATTCGTAGCGATTGCTAAAGGAACAGAAGGACTTCTTCATATTTCTGAAATTGAATGGGCTCGTCTAGACAAAGTTCCTTATGCAGAAGGTGATGAAGTAGAAGTGAAGTTCATGGGTTACGATGACCGTAAGAAAATGAAACTTTCCCGTAAAGTTCTTTTACCAAGACCTCCAAGACCAGAAGGACAAGGTAGACCAGAAGGTCAAAGAAGACCGGAAGGACAAGGAAGACCTGAGGGACAAAGAAGACCTGAAGGACAAAAGCCACAAGGTGATAAACCCGTGGAAAACGAAACTCCTTCTAACGAAGCTTAA
- a CDS encoding DUF4260 domain-containing protein — translation MKIQLKLEYAAFLSLGAYAFAQTGYSWWWFAGLFLAPDISMLGYTVNNKVGAFCYNLFHHFGVAIVVYLAGTALSLPYLQMIGTILFSHSAFDRILGYGLKYPDSFQNTHLGKIGKKVE, via the coding sequence ATGAAAATACAGTTAAAGCTTGAATACGCAGCATTTCTGTCGTTAGGAGCATATGCTTTTGCCCAGACAGGATATTCCTGGTGGTGGTTTGCAGGACTTTTCTTGGCACCCGATATTTCCATGCTGGGATATACGGTTAATAATAAAGTGGGAGCTTTTTGCTATAACCTTTTCCATCATTTTGGAGTAGCCATTGTGGTATATCTTGCCGGAACAGCTCTCTCACTGCCCTATTTACAAATGATTGGAACAATCTTATTTTCCCATTCTGCTTTTGACAGAATTCTGGGGTATGGATTGAAATATCCTGATAGTTTTCAGAATACCCATTTGGGGAAAATTGGAAAGAAGGTTGAGTAA
- a CDS encoding sugar MFS transporter: MINKEVQPQSRNYTVPLITITLLFFMWGFITCMNDILIPYLKQLFNLTFFESMLVQFCFFGAYFIGSLIYFLISITKGDPINKLGYKKGILFGIFLAAFGCVLFYPAATFSYYPLFLGALFILGLGFTVLQITANAYVSLLGSEESASSRLNMTQAFNAFGTTIAPVLGGHLIFEFFSSPDGSFSAVATRIPYLIFAGILLLVALLISRVKLPSFQMGEEEIVKGWGALEFSHLKFGVFAMFCYVGGEVAVGSFIISFLEQPQIMGFNEIISKNYLSMYWGGAMIGRFLGAISLNQSLSQSKKAVYMLGAAGAVFLVIFSIVNLTFSQISFFIVFIILNFIAFFIGKAAPARTLSIFAAINVVLLISAMVNHGEMAMYSILGIGIFNSIMFSNIYTLAISGLGKYTSQGSSLVVMAILGGAIVPIFQGYLADQFGVQHSFIIPVFCYLVILIFGAYCTKYLGHVESTEAKSGH, from the coding sequence ATGATAAATAAAGAAGTACAACCTCAAAGCAGGAATTACACGGTTCCGTTGATTACCATCACCCTGCTGTTTTTTATGTGGGGATTCATCACCTGTATGAATGACATCCTGATCCCCTATCTGAAACAACTTTTCAATCTTACCTTTTTCGAATCCATGCTGGTACAGTTCTGTTTTTTCGGAGCTTACTTTATCGGATCACTGATTTATTTTCTGATCTCTATCACGAAAGGAGATCCCATTAATAAATTAGGATATAAAAAAGGAATCCTGTTCGGAATTTTTCTGGCCGCTTTTGGCTGTGTCCTGTTTTATCCGGCAGCTACTTTTTCGTATTACCCTCTGTTTCTGGGTGCTTTGTTTATTTTAGGACTCGGTTTTACAGTACTTCAGATTACAGCCAATGCGTATGTTTCGCTGCTGGGAAGTGAAGAATCTGCTTCCAGCCGTCTGAATATGACTCAGGCATTCAATGCATTCGGAACAACCATTGCTCCGGTACTTGGAGGTCACCTTATTTTTGAATTTTTCTCTTCTCCGGACGGATCTTTCAGCGCGGTAGCCACAAGAATTCCTTACCTTATTTTTGCAGGGATTCTTTTATTGGTCGCCTTATTGATCTCAAGAGTTAAGCTTCCTTCATTCCAGATGGGTGAAGAAGAAATTGTAAAAGGCTGGGGAGCGCTTGAATTCAGTCACCTGAAATTTGGAGTATTTGCCATGTTCTGCTATGTAGGCGGAGAAGTTGCCGTGGGAAGTTTTATCATCAGCTTCCTGGAGCAGCCCCAAATTATGGGCTTTAATGAAATCATCAGTAAGAATTATCTTTCTATGTATTGGGGTGGAGCCATGATCGGACGTTTTCTTGGTGCTATCTCTTTAAATCAGTCTTTGAGCCAAAGTAAAAAGGCGGTTTATATGCTGGGAGCAGCAGGAGCTGTTTTCCTTGTGATCTTCAGTATTGTGAATCTTACCTTCTCTCAGATCAGTTTTTTCATTGTATTTATCATACTTAATTTCATTGCCTTCTTCATTGGTAAAGCAGCACCGGCAAGAACATTATCAATCTTTGCCGCAATTAATGTTGTATTATTGATTTCCGCAATGGTGAATCATGGTGAAATGGCCATGTACAGTATTTTAGGAATCGGAATCTTCAACTCTATTATGTTCTCTAACATTTATACCCTCGCCATTTCGGGACTGGGGAAATATACCAGTCAGGGATCATCTTTAGTAGTAATGGCTATTTTGGGAGGAGCCATTGTTCCTATTTTCCAGGGATACCTTGCAGATCAGTTTGGAGTACAGCATTCATTTATTATTCCTGTATTCTGTTATCTGGTGATTCTTATTTTTGGAGCTTACTGTACCAAATATCTTGGTCATGTGGAAAGCACTGAAGCCAAATCAGGACATTAA
- the rpsO gene encoding 30S ribosomal protein S15, which yields MYLTTDKKQEIFAKHGKSAQDTGSAEGQIALFTFRINHLSQHLKANRHDFNTERSLVKLVGKRKSLLDYLKNKDIARYRAIIAELGLRK from the coding sequence ATGTACTTAACAACAGACAAAAAGCAGGAAATTTTCGCAAAACACGGAAAATCTGCACAAGACACAGGGAGTGCTGAAGGACAAATCGCTCTTTTCACTTTCAGAATCAACCACTTATCTCAGCACTTAAAGGCTAACCGTCATGATTTCAACACAGAGAGATCTCTAGTGAAATTGGTAGGTAAGAGAAAAAGTTTACTAGATTACCTTAAAAACAAAGATATCGCAAGATATAGAGCAATTATTGCTGAACTAGGTTTAAGAAAATAA
- a CDS encoding pyruvate decarboxylase, which yields MKKIIFFTAVTTFLFIGFTSVKAQRNADDKIKKVLYFNPEVEPDIDEIKDPTNSAFFDAVTDNFGDRKNKMLRAEVQVPFDSIDKQTIVDYCHNNDADFAIVSKVRYFKVGFGKYVFSNQVVVSMKLFGSDGNLVTETDHDTYRKNMRLLGSTVNSVKLGTEGAIKGIIKKLRKLKPTEAEL from the coding sequence ATGAAAAAAATTATATTCTTTACAGCGGTTACTACTTTTTTATTCATCGGATTTACTTCGGTAAAAGCCCAGAGGAATGCTGATGATAAAATAAAAAAAGTTCTATACTTCAATCCCGAGGTAGAGCCTGATATTGATGAAATAAAAGACCCTACCAACAGTGCTTTCTTTGATGCAGTTACTGATAATTTTGGAGACAGAAAGAATAAAATGCTTCGTGCAGAAGTTCAGGTTCCCTTCGACAGCATTGATAAACAGACTATCGTAGACTACTGCCATAATAATGATGCAGACTTTGCCATTGTTTCCAAAGTAAGATATTTCAAAGTAGGTTTTGGAAAATACGTATTCTCCAACCAGGTGGTGGTCAGCATGAAACTTTTTGGTTCTGACGGAAATCTTGTAACCGAAACAGATCACGATACTTACCGAAAAAATATGCGTCTGCTAGGCTCTACCGTAAATTCTGTTAAACTAGGAACTGAAGGAGCAATAAAAGGAATCATTAAGAAGCTGAGAAAATTAAAACCCACGGAAGCAGAGCTTTGA